The sequence CGACTCGGGCACGACGCCCGTGTAATCGCTCACATAGTTCTTGAACGGCACGACATCCGCCCGGGATGGACCGGAGGTGACGCACAGGGCTGAAAGGAGAATCCCGACGGACAACCCGAACGCGGGCAACGGCGCTCTTTTCCGTCTTCCGCTCACTCCACCACCAGGCGATCCAGGTGCTTGACGAGCGTCATCACCTCCGCGAGATAGGCCTCGAACAACATCGGAATATCCCCGCGTTCCGGATCGTACTCGCCGCCACGCATGGCCCTGACCTTTTCAATGGCGGTGAACCCCAAATGCTCCGACTCCTGCAACGCAGCCATCAGTTCGCGTCCTTGAGGCGGCGCGCCGGTTCCCCGGAGAAAGAGAAGGTATCGGGCGATACGGAGGAAGGAGGGGACGGACAGGATCATGGCTTGCCGAAGCTTCCGGGGCCTCAGGGCCGTTTCGAGCAGAATTTGCCGCAGGTGCAGAAGTTTTCCCCGGGCCTCCCGCTCGCACTGGGCACGGACGGCGGCCTTCGATGGCTTCACCTCCGCCAACACATCCATGCCGTACAGAACCCTCCGATGGGCTTGCATCTCGAGAATCTCAATCGGGTAGACATCCAGGGAGGTTTCAATGTATTCGGGACTCATAACGAGCGGCGTAGCTATCCTGTGTCGCCTCCATTTCGAAACGTGGGGGGCCAGCCGTCCCAACTGCCGGTATTCCACCTGATCCAAGACAATCAGTGTGTCCAGAAGCGATCGTTTCGTATCGAACTCTCCTCGCGCGGCG comes from Nitrospirota bacterium and encodes:
- a CDS encoding nucleotidyltransferase domain-containing protein; translated protein: MVIGRLPSKLEQGLNGFVLQVRSLLEKDLKSIVLYGSAARGEFDTKRSLLDTLIVLDQVEYRQLGRLAPHVSKWRRHRIATPLVMSPEYIETSLDVYPIEILEMQAHRRVLYGMDVLAEVKPSKAAVRAQCEREARGKLLHLRQILLETALRPRKLRQAMILSVPSFLRIARYLLFLRGTGAPPQGRELMAALQESEHLGFTAIEKVRAMRGGEYDPERGDIPMLFEAYLAEVMTLVKHLDRLVVE